From the genome of Ananas comosus cultivar F153 linkage group 16, ASM154086v1, whole genome shotgun sequence, one region includes:
- the LOC109722013 gene encoding probable WRKY transcription factor 75 isoform X1: MSSYSLLSSNSSENDHPDDMSFEIMDFLTFGEHPREETSARDQPPFWEQSHVVLQENSSEASRTSGGDCSKQVSQSARASSSKGGRMKVAFKTKSELEVLDDGYKWRKYGKKMVKNSPNPRNYYRCSSDGCNVKKRVQREKEDSRYVITTYEGVHNHHALLPASADYEASGKDTLANCFQESHV; encoded by the exons ATGTCTTCGTATTCCTTATTATCATCGAATTCCTCGGAGAATGATCACCCCGACGACATGTCTTTCGAGATCATGGACTTCCTCACCTTCGGTGAACATCCGCGAGAAGAGACCTCGGCTCGCGATCAGCCCCCATTTTGGGAGCAGAGTCATGTTGTCCTGCAAGAGAACAGCAGCGAAGCGAGCAGAACTTCTGGTGGTGATTGCAGCAAGCAAGT GAGTCAGAGTGCGAGAGCGAGCTCTTCGAAGGGCGGTAGAATGAAGGTTGCATTCAAAACTAAGTCGGAGCTTGAGGTGTTGGATGATGGATACAAGTGGAGGAAGTACGGGAAGAAGATGGTGAAGAACAGTCCCAATCCCAG GAACTACTATCGCTGCTCAAGCGACGGATGCAATGTCAAGAAAAGAGtgcagagagaaaaagaggactCGCGTTACGTGATAACCACCTACGAGGGAGTACATAACCATCATGCTCTTTTACCTGCCTCAGCTGATTATGAAGCTTCCGGGAAAGACACTTTGGCGAATTGTTTTCAAGAAAGCCACGTCTGA
- the LOC109722013 gene encoding probable WRKY transcription factor 75 isoform X2, with amino-acid sequence MSSYSLLSSNSSENDHPDDMSFEIMDFLTFGEHPREETSARDQPPFWEQSHVVLQENSSEASRTSGGDCSKSQSARASSSKGGRMKVAFKTKSELEVLDDGYKWRKYGKKMVKNSPNPRNYYRCSSDGCNVKKRVQREKEDSRYVITTYEGVHNHHALLPASADYEASGKDTLANCFQESHV; translated from the exons ATGTCTTCGTATTCCTTATTATCATCGAATTCCTCGGAGAATGATCACCCCGACGACATGTCTTTCGAGATCATGGACTTCCTCACCTTCGGTGAACATCCGCGAGAAGAGACCTCGGCTCGCGATCAGCCCCCATTTTGGGAGCAGAGTCATGTTGTCCTGCAAGAGAACAGCAGCGAAGCGAGCAGAACTTCTGGTGGTGATTGCAGCAA GAGTCAGAGTGCGAGAGCGAGCTCTTCGAAGGGCGGTAGAATGAAGGTTGCATTCAAAACTAAGTCGGAGCTTGAGGTGTTGGATGATGGATACAAGTGGAGGAAGTACGGGAAGAAGATGGTGAAGAACAGTCCCAATCCCAG GAACTACTATCGCTGCTCAAGCGACGGATGCAATGTCAAGAAAAGAGtgcagagagaaaaagaggactCGCGTTACGTGATAACCACCTACGAGGGAGTACATAACCATCATGCTCTTTTACCTGCCTCAGCTGATTATGAAGCTTCCGGGAAAGACACTTTGGCGAATTGTTTTCAAGAAAGCCACGTCTGA